A single region of the Nocardioides sp. W7 genome encodes:
- a CDS encoding 1,4-dihydroxy-2-naphthoate polyprenyltransferase, with product MATPGEWLSGARPRTLPAAISPVLAGSGVAAYVDHFVAWKALLALVVSLALQVGVNYANDYSDGIRGTDDSRVGPMRLVGSGAASPGAVKRAAFLAFGVAAAAGLALAAATAWWLLAVGAVSVLAAWFYTGGAKPYGYLGLGEVMVFVFFGLVAVVGTTYVQTQTWELAALYAAVGIGALACAILVVNNLRDIPTDTVAGKRTLAVVLGDRRTRLLYVALVVAAALAVVALAALTSWCVLVGLLFLVLAAPGVRVVLSGATGPGLIPVLQSTGTAELAWAALTTAALVLCG from the coding sequence GTGGCAACTCCAGGTGAATGGCTCTCCGGCGCCCGCCCCCGCACCCTCCCCGCTGCGATCTCGCCGGTGCTCGCGGGCTCGGGCGTCGCGGCGTACGTCGATCACTTCGTGGCCTGGAAGGCCCTCCTCGCCCTGGTGGTGAGCCTGGCCCTGCAGGTGGGGGTCAACTACGCCAACGACTACTCCGACGGCATCCGCGGCACCGACGACTCCCGGGTGGGGCCGATGCGCCTCGTCGGGTCCGGCGCCGCCTCCCCGGGCGCGGTGAAGCGGGCCGCCTTCCTGGCCTTCGGGGTCGCGGCCGCCGCGGGTCTGGCCCTCGCGGCCGCCACCGCCTGGTGGCTGCTCGCCGTCGGCGCCGTGTCGGTCCTCGCCGCCTGGTTCTACACCGGCGGCGCCAAGCCGTACGGCTACCTCGGTCTCGGCGAGGTGATGGTCTTCGTCTTCTTCGGACTGGTGGCCGTGGTCGGCACGACGTACGTCCAGACCCAGACCTGGGAGCTCGCCGCCCTGTACGCGGCCGTCGGCATCGGCGCCCTCGCCTGCGCGATCCTCGTCGTCAACAACCTCCGCGACATCCCCACCGACACCGTCGCCGGCAAGCGCACCCTCGCCGTCGTCCTCGGCGACCGCCGCACCCGGCTCCTGTACGTCGCCCTCGTCGTCGCCGCCGCGCTCGCCGTGGTCGCCCTAGCGGCCCTCACGTCCTGGTGCGTGCTCGTCGGCCTGCTCTTCCTCGTCCTCGCCGCCCCCGGCGTCCGCGTCGTCCTCTCCGGCGCCACCGGGCCCGGCCTGATCCCGGTCCTGCAGTCCACCGGCACCGCCGAGCTCGCCTGGGCCGCCCTCACCACCGCCGCCCTCGTCCTCTGCGGCTGA
- a CDS encoding MFS transporter, which translates to MPTLLGRFAPPSPLAGRLSLQSVLFALGEGTFLTGSAVFFTQVVGLSAAQVGLGLTLAGMAAFVAAYPMGRLVDRFGPKRAWAVSGVGQAAMFALWPFIDSFAGYVAMAVVMEVVGALGSTAHGSYTIDVLPPRERVTSRAYMYSALNVGFTLGSLVGGIALAFESLTLLELMPLFTAGVFLVNAFCITRLPKAPHDLKTAEERAAKIPGPGPMRNAGWLLSMFFAGVLWTNQVLLHLVIPLWLVEKTDAPWSVLALLFGTNTVMCIFLPLAAARGVKDRPTALRAIRVSTVFFIVSCVITLSTHESVGWLTVTLFFLGHVTLTGAELFLSAASWTFEAELMDPRRRGEYQGAAELTGTLGRVWAPALYTFLAMNWGATGWLIIAGIITVAAAALHPSTALARRFLERHVPPDVLADAAASDATAEEEPPPVGPPTVTQPGQPGGDAPGAVAPTP; encoded by the coding sequence GTGCCAACCCTTCTCGGGCGCTTCGCTCCGCCGTCCCCCCTCGCCGGGCGACTGTCCCTTCAGTCGGTCCTCTTCGCCCTCGGCGAGGGCACCTTCCTGACCGGCTCCGCGGTCTTCTTCACCCAGGTCGTGGGGCTCAGCGCGGCGCAGGTCGGCCTCGGCCTGACCCTGGCCGGGATGGCTGCCTTCGTCGCGGCGTACCCGATGGGCCGGCTCGTCGACCGGTTCGGGCCCAAGCGCGCCTGGGCGGTCAGCGGGGTCGGGCAGGCGGCGATGTTCGCGCTCTGGCCGTTCATCGACAGCTTCGCGGGCTACGTCGCCATGGCCGTGGTGATGGAGGTCGTCGGCGCTCTCGGCAGCACCGCCCACGGCTCCTACACGATCGACGTGCTGCCGCCGCGTGAGCGGGTCACGTCGCGCGCCTACATGTACTCCGCGCTCAACGTCGGCTTCACCCTGGGCTCGCTGGTCGGTGGCATCGCACTGGCCTTCGAGTCGCTCACCCTCCTCGAGCTGATGCCGCTGTTCACGGCCGGGGTCTTCCTCGTCAACGCCTTCTGCATCACCCGTCTCCCCAAGGCCCCCCACGACCTGAAGACCGCCGAGGAGCGCGCCGCGAAGATCCCCGGGCCCGGTCCGATGCGCAACGCGGGCTGGCTGCTCTCGATGTTCTTCGCCGGCGTGCTGTGGACCAACCAGGTGCTCCTCCACCTGGTCATCCCGCTGTGGCTGGTGGAGAAGACCGACGCCCCGTGGTCGGTGCTCGCCCTGCTCTTCGGCACCAACACGGTCATGTGCATCTTCCTGCCGCTGGCCGCCGCCCGCGGCGTCAAGGACCGCCCCACCGCCCTGCGGGCGATCCGCGTCTCGACCGTGTTCTTCATCGTCTCGTGCGTCATCACGCTCTCCACCCACGAGAGCGTCGGCTGGCTCACCGTCACCCTGTTCTTCCTGGGGCACGTGACCCTGACCGGGGCCGAGCTCTTCCTCTCCGCCGCCAGCTGGACCTTCGAGGCCGAGTTGATGGACCCGCGCCGGCGGGGTGAGTACCAGGGCGCCGCCGAGCTCACGGGCACCCTCGGTCGGGTCTGGGCCCCGGCGCTCTACACCTTCCTCGCGATGAACTGGGGCGCGACCGGTTGGCTGATCATCGCCGGCATCATCACCGTCGCCGCGGCGGCCCTGCATCCCTCGACCGCCTTGGCGCGGCGGTTCCTCGAACGGCACGTGCCACCCGACGTGCTCGCCGACGCCGCGGCCTCGGACGCGACCGCCGAGGAGGAGCCCCCGCCGGTCGGGCCGCCGACCGTGACGCAGCCCGGACAGCCGGGCGGCGACGCCCCCGGAGCCGTCGCACCGACGCCCTGA
- a CDS encoding AMP-binding protein, producing MGFAVARWLSAVDPEPWVVETSGSTGRPKRVLLPRRSVLASVEASARRLGASGQWLLALPESYVAGLQVVCRSLVAGHDPVRLDDHPSLAAAAEAMTGEHRFVSLVPTQLHRLLETDAEVLAGFHTVLLGGGPIDRALRERAAGAGVHVVATYGSAETAGGCVYDGLPLDGVALAIGADGRVRISGPTLFAGYDGDPDLTAEVLVDGWFLTSDAGRLDEDGRLQVLGRLDDVVVSGGVNVPAPAVAARLREHPSVASAEVLGVPDEEWGNRLVAFVVSTEGDLTLDAVRAWVGEAHPRSWAPRQLVVLDEIPLLPNGKPDRLTLRGLA from the coding sequence ATGGGATTCGCGGTGGCACGGTGGCTGTCCGCGGTCGACCCGGAGCCGTGGGTCGTCGAGACCTCGGGGTCGACCGGCCGGCCCAAGCGGGTGCTGCTGCCGCGACGGTCCGTGCTCGCGTCGGTCGAGGCGTCCGCCCGCCGGCTCGGGGCCTCCGGCCAGTGGCTGCTCGCGCTGCCGGAGAGCTACGTCGCCGGGCTGCAGGTGGTCTGCCGGTCCCTGGTCGCGGGCCACGATCCGGTCCGTCTCGACGACCATCCGTCCCTCGCGGCGGCGGCGGAGGCGATGACCGGGGAGCACCGGTTCGTCTCGCTCGTGCCGACCCAGCTGCACCGGCTGCTCGAGACCGATGCCGAGGTGCTGGCCGGCTTCCACACGGTCCTGCTCGGCGGCGGGCCGATCGACCGCGCGCTGCGGGAGCGGGCGGCCGGGGCCGGCGTACACGTGGTCGCGACGTACGGCTCCGCGGAGACCGCCGGAGGCTGCGTGTACGACGGCCTGCCGCTCGACGGGGTCGCGCTCGCGATCGGCGCCGACGGCCGGGTGCGGATCAGCGGGCCCACCCTGTTCGCCGGGTACGACGGCGACCCCGACCTGACCGCGGAGGTGCTGGTCGACGGCTGGTTCCTCACCTCCGACGCGGGTCGGCTCGACGAGGACGGCCGGCTGCAGGTGCTCGGGCGGCTCGACGACGTCGTGGTGAGCGGCGGGGTGAACGTGCCCGCCCCGGCCGTCGCGGCGCGGCTGCGCGAGCACCCGTCCGTGGCGAGCGCCGAGGTGCTCGGCGTCCCCGACGAGGAGTGGGGCAACCGGCTGGTCGCCTTCGTGGTCTCGACGGAAGGGGACCTGACTCTCGACGCCGTGCGCGCGTGGGTGGGCGAGGCGCACCCCCGCTCGTGGGCGCCGCGTCAGCTGGTGGTGCTCGACGAGATCCCGCTGCTGCCCAACGGCAAGCCGGACCGGCTCACCTTGCGGGGTCTGGCATGA
- a CDS encoding o-succinylbenzoate synthase has product MRVVSIPMRTRFRGITVREAVLLEGAAGWGEWSPFLEYDDEVAAPWLRCAEEAAAGDWPEAVRTRVPVNVTVPAVGPEQAHAIVARGGCRTAKVKVAEPGQSLADDEARVEAVRDALGPTGRVRVDANGAWDVDAAVRAIAALDRAAGGLEYVEQPCASVEELAAVRRRVVVPIAADESIRRAADPYRVRDLEAADVAVLKVQPLGGVRACLRIAEDIGLPVVVSSALETSVGIAAGVALAAALPELPYACGLATVQLLTDDVTGSSLLPVDGELSVQVPSVDPAALERLAAAPDRVAHWEARLAAVRAVGQDRRP; this is encoded by the coding sequence ATGAGGGTCGTCTCCATCCCGATGCGCACCCGCTTCCGCGGCATCACGGTCCGCGAGGCGGTGCTGCTGGAGGGCGCTGCCGGGTGGGGGGAGTGGAGCCCGTTCCTGGAGTACGACGACGAGGTCGCCGCCCCCTGGCTGCGCTGTGCCGAGGAGGCCGCCGCCGGTGACTGGCCCGAGGCGGTGCGGACCCGGGTGCCGGTCAACGTGACGGTGCCGGCCGTCGGCCCCGAGCAGGCGCACGCGATCGTGGCCCGCGGCGGGTGCCGCACCGCCAAGGTGAAGGTCGCCGAGCCCGGCCAGAGCCTCGCCGACGACGAGGCCCGGGTCGAGGCGGTCCGCGACGCGCTCGGCCCGACCGGCCGGGTCCGGGTCGACGCCAACGGCGCCTGGGACGTCGACGCCGCCGTCCGCGCGATCGCCGCGCTGGACCGCGCCGCGGGCGGTCTGGAGTACGTCGAGCAGCCCTGCGCGAGCGTCGAGGAGCTCGCCGCGGTACGCCGGCGCGTCGTCGTACCCATCGCCGCCGACGAGTCGATCCGTCGCGCCGCCGACCCCTACCGGGTGCGCGACCTCGAGGCCGCCGACGTGGCGGTGTTGAAGGTCCAGCCGCTCGGCGGGGTGCGGGCCTGCCTGCGGATCGCCGAGGACATCGGGCTGCCGGTGGTCGTGTCGTCCGCGCTCGAGACCAGCGTCGGCATCGCCGCCGGGGTGGCTCTCGCAGCGGCACTGCCGGAGCTGCCGTACGCCTGCGGGCTCGCCACCGTGCAGCTGCTGACCGACGACGTCACGGGGAGCTCGCTGCTGCCCGTCGACGGCGAGCTGTCCGTCCAGGTCCCGTCCGTCGACCCGGCGGCGCTGGAGCGGCTCGCGGCCGCGCCCGACCGGGTGGCGCACTGGGAGGCCCGGCTCGCCGCTGTCCGGGCCGTGGGGCAGGATCGACGACCGTGA
- a CDS encoding thiamine pyrophosphate-binding protein: MSRQGTSTELARSVVRVLLDGGVTEVVVAPGSRNAPLSFAVYDASVAGLLRLHTRIDERSAGFLALGLTKVHARAAVVCTSGTAVANLHPAVLEAAHAGVPLVAVTADRPARLRGTSANQTTDQIGVFGRLVPTTNLTEPGPFALVEDGPTHLNVQLDDPLVPTDRWVP; encoded by the coding sequence GTGAGCAGACAGGGCACCAGCACCGAGCTCGCCCGCAGCGTCGTGCGCGTGCTGCTCGACGGTGGGGTCACCGAGGTCGTGGTCGCCCCCGGCTCGCGCAACGCCCCCCTCTCGTTCGCGGTGTACGACGCGTCGGTGGCCGGCCTGCTGCGGCTGCACACCCGCATCGACGAGCGCTCCGCCGGCTTCCTCGCCCTCGGCCTGACCAAGGTGCACGCGCGCGCGGCCGTCGTCTGCACCTCGGGCACCGCCGTCGCGAACCTGCACCCGGCCGTGCTCGAGGCCGCCCACGCCGGCGTGCCGCTGGTGGCCGTCACCGCCGACCGACCGGCCCGGCTGCGCGGCACCAGCGCCAACCAGACCACCGACCAGATCGGTGTCTTCGGCCGGTTGGTGCCGACCACCAACCTCACCGAGCCCGGGCCGTTCGCACTCGTGGAGGACGGCCCGACCCACCTCAACGTGCAGCTCGACGATCCGCTGGTGCCGACCGACCGGTGGGTCCCGTGA
- a CDS encoding thiamine pyrophosphate-dependent enzyme — MSPLSTLPLGPRTVVVAGDDAGPPPRVLAQDGGWPLLAEPTSGARTGDHALRCYRLLLDGELGRGIERVVVFGRPTLSRPVSRLLARADVEVLAAPGRGAWAERPFPIAGTVDRETRPAGRDDPEWFGAWVEADRSLGRQLDALLAAEAGLTPHEVAGAVGRAVPPGGLLYVGASSPIRDLDLMARGYAVGDRRKVIANRGLSGIDGVVSSAIGAALGRPHSTRSLALMGDVTFLHDAGGLVLGPGEPEPDLTIVVVNDDGGSIFSMLEQGAPEHVEQFERLFGTPHGVDLAQLCAATRTPHWRVGSVGELEHALASPNGGIEVVEAVVRRDNRRDLDERIRRLVP; from the coding sequence GTGAGCCCGCTGAGCACCCTCCCGCTGGGCCCGCGCACCGTCGTCGTCGCCGGCGACGACGCCGGCCCGCCGCCGCGGGTCCTGGCCCAGGACGGCGGCTGGCCGCTGCTGGCCGAGCCGACGAGCGGTGCGCGCACCGGCGACCACGCGCTGCGCTGCTACCGGCTGCTCCTGGACGGTGAGCTGGGCCGCGGCATCGAGCGGGTCGTCGTGTTCGGTCGGCCGACGCTGTCGCGCCCGGTGTCCCGGCTGCTCGCCCGCGCCGACGTCGAGGTCCTCGCCGCCCCCGGCCGCGGGGCCTGGGCCGAGCGTCCGTTCCCGATCGCCGGCACCGTCGACCGCGAGACCCGCCCGGCCGGCCGGGACGACCCGGAGTGGTTCGGGGCCTGGGTCGAGGCGGACCGCTCGCTCGGCCGTCAGCTCGACGCGCTGCTCGCCGCGGAGGCCGGCCTCACCCCCCACGAGGTCGCCGGCGCCGTGGGCCGCGCCGTACCTCCCGGAGGGCTGCTGTACGTCGGCGCCTCCAGCCCGATCCGGGACCTCGACCTGATGGCGCGCGGCTACGCCGTCGGCGACCGCCGCAAGGTGATCGCCAACCGCGGCCTGTCCGGCATCGACGGGGTGGTCTCCAGCGCGATCGGCGCCGCCCTCGGTCGCCCGCACTCGACGCGCAGCCTGGCCCTGATGGGCGACGTGACGTTCCTGCACGACGCGGGCGGCCTGGTGCTCGGCCCGGGCGAGCCCGAGCCCGACCTCACGATCGTGGTCGTCAACGACGACGGCGGCTCGATCTTCTCGATGCTCGAGCAGGGTGCGCCCGAGCACGTGGAGCAGTTCGAGCGGCTCTTCGGCACCCCGCACGGCGTCGACCTGGCCCAGCTGTGCGCCGCGACCCGCACACCGCACTGGCGGGTCGGGTCGGTCGGGGAGCTCGAGCACGCCCTGGCCTCGCCCAACGGCGGGATCGAGGTCGTCGAGGCCGTCGTACGCCGCGACAACCGCCGCGACCTCGACGAGCGGATCCGTAGGCTCGTGCCGTGA
- a CDS encoding Na+/H+ antiporter: protein MDVALLLCGLAVGVLVCTEVARRIDIPAPFLLIAVGVAASYVPQVPQVYLDHDVVLLGLLPPLLYAAAQQTSLVDFNANRRPILALSVGLVVFTAAGVAVVVHLLLPGISWAVAFAIGAVVAPPDAVAATAIGRRIGLPRRIVTILEGESLLNDATALVGLRTALAVAAGTGLDAWEVSFDFVRAAGGGVLVGFAFFLLVARVRRWIADPVTDSAVSLVVPFAAYVLAEELHASGVLAVVVAGLLLGHKAAVLQTAQSRIAERLNWRTIAFVLENTVFLLIGLQAWWIVEGAMDSDLGLGRIAAVCAAVVGTVIVLRLVWVFPSRYLFVRPSVDPDTGAPAPWTYTFLLGWAGMRGVVTLAAAFVIPEGTEYREVLVLIALAVVAGTLFLQGMTLPWIARMLKVPSPDPVEDALARATLLQQASKSALRRLDELEYDDPHEVVELIRQRLDQRNFAAWERLATVEDQEAPSELYSRVRLELLEAERRRVLEIRSSGTVPAEVVADVLAMLDVEESMLDVAAEERREIRVSTAGRRTGETCVDLDDQPAIETVEDPVCQRCLDEGLHWVALRQCLACGNVGCCDSSAGQHATAHFRDATHPVMQSAEPGENWRWCYLHHLTA, encoded by the coding sequence GTGGACGTCGCCCTGCTGCTCTGTGGTCTCGCCGTCGGCGTTCTGGTCTGCACGGAGGTGGCCCGGCGCATCGACATCCCGGCGCCGTTCCTGCTGATCGCGGTCGGCGTCGCGGCGTCGTACGTCCCCCAGGTGCCGCAGGTCTACCTCGACCACGACGTGGTGCTGCTGGGCCTGCTGCCGCCGCTGCTGTACGCCGCCGCGCAGCAGACGTCGCTGGTCGACTTCAACGCCAACCGGCGCCCGATCCTCGCGCTCTCCGTCGGGCTGGTGGTGTTCACCGCCGCCGGTGTCGCGGTGGTGGTGCACCTGCTGCTGCCCGGCATCTCGTGGGCGGTGGCGTTCGCGATCGGTGCGGTCGTGGCGCCGCCGGATGCCGTGGCCGCGACCGCGATCGGTCGCCGGATCGGGCTGCCGCGCCGGATCGTGACGATCCTGGAGGGCGAGTCGCTGCTCAACGACGCGACCGCGCTGGTCGGGCTGCGCACCGCGCTCGCCGTCGCGGCCGGCACCGGCCTGGACGCGTGGGAGGTCTCGTTCGACTTCGTCCGCGCCGCCGGCGGGGGCGTGCTGGTGGGGTTCGCGTTCTTCCTCCTGGTCGCGAGGGTGCGTCGCTGGATCGCCGACCCGGTGACCGACAGTGCCGTCTCGCTCGTGGTGCCGTTCGCGGCGTACGTCCTCGCCGAGGAGCTGCACGCCTCGGGCGTGCTCGCGGTGGTCGTCGCGGGCCTGCTGCTCGGCCACAAGGCGGCGGTCCTGCAGACCGCTCAGTCGCGGATCGCCGAGCGGCTGAACTGGCGCACCATCGCCTTCGTCCTCGAGAACACCGTCTTCCTGCTGATCGGCCTCCAGGCCTGGTGGATCGTCGAGGGCGCCATGGACAGCGACCTGGGGCTGGGCCGGATCGCCGCGGTGTGCGCGGCGGTGGTCGGCACGGTGATCGTGCTGCGCCTGGTCTGGGTGTTCCCGTCCCGCTACCTGTTCGTGCGGCCGAGCGTCGACCCCGACACCGGGGCTCCCGCGCCGTGGACCTACACCTTCCTGCTCGGCTGGGCCGGGATGCGCGGTGTCGTCACCCTGGCGGCGGCCTTCGTGATCCCCGAAGGCACCGAGTACCGCGAGGTGCTCGTGCTGATCGCGCTCGCCGTGGTCGCCGGGACACTGTTCCTGCAGGGCATGACGCTGCCGTGGATCGCCCGGATGCTGAAGGTGCCGTCCCCGGACCCGGTCGAGGACGCGCTGGCCCGCGCGACGCTGCTCCAGCAGGCGTCCAAGTCGGCGCTGCGCCGGCTCGACGAGCTGGAGTACGACGACCCGCACGAGGTCGTCGAGCTGATCCGGCAGCGCCTGGACCAGCGCAACTTCGCCGCCTGGGAGCGGCTCGCCACGGTCGAGGACCAGGAGGCTCCGAGCGAGCTCTACAGCCGGGTCCGGCTCGAGCTGCTCGAGGCCGAGCGACGCCGGGTGCTGGAGATCCGCTCCTCCGGCACCGTGCCGGCCGAGGTGGTCGCCGACGTGCTGGCCATGCTCGACGTCGAGGAGTCGATGCTCGACGTCGCCGCCGAGGAGCGCCGGGAGATCCGGGTCTCGACCGCCGGGCGTCGTACCGGTGAGACGTGCGTGGACCTCGACGACCAGCCGGCGATCGAGACGGTCGAGGATCCGGTCTGCCAACGGTGCCTCGACGAGGGCCTGCACTGGGTCGCCCTGCGCCAGTGCCTGGCCTGCGGCAACGTCGGCTGCTGCGACTCCTCGGCCGGCCAGCACGCCACCGCCCACTTCCGCGACGCCACCCACCCGGTGATGCAGTCCGCCGAGCCGGGCGAGAACTGGCGTTGGTGCTACCTGCACCACCTCACCGCGTGA
- a CDS encoding cytochrome P450, with product MTRFDLSDPTFDVTSAQVHAARDEDWYVETNWGWAVLRYAEVSALLKDRRFRQGNARWPAQNGIHSGLFSDWWQETLLSLEGDDHARIRRLMVPAFRKRTIEAMRPRFQALADELIDGFADRGEVEFIGEFAEPYAARIICVLLGLDESHWRQVAHWADDLGASFSIDVGRQVPRIEAALTGLHGYLDEVVDDRMAHPRDDLVTTLVQASVEGERLTRHELGVALVFLAFAGMETTRNQLGLALQTLLQHPDQWRLLGSRPELGGNAVEEVMRVNPTVTWVTREALEDVDFQGLHIPRGGIVQMLSHSAGTDPAAMPDPAFDISEQRPPHHGFGAGVHHCLGHFVARTDMAVALPLLARRMPDAVPDGPGRWLPVSGNTGALEFPIRFTPGH from the coding sequence GTGACCCGCTTCGACCTGTCCGACCCGACGTTCGACGTCACCTCGGCGCAGGTGCACGCCGCCCGCGACGAGGACTGGTACGTCGAGACGAACTGGGGCTGGGCCGTGCTCCGGTACGCCGAGGTCTCCGCCCTCCTCAAGGACCGGCGGTTCCGGCAGGGCAACGCGCGCTGGCCGGCGCAGAACGGCATCCACTCGGGGCTGTTCAGCGACTGGTGGCAGGAGACCCTGCTCAGCCTGGAGGGCGACGACCACGCCCGGATCCGGCGGCTGATGGTGCCGGCGTTCCGCAAGAGGACGATCGAGGCGATGCGCCCGCGCTTCCAGGCGCTGGCCGACGAGCTGATCGACGGGTTCGCCGACCGCGGCGAGGTGGAGTTCATCGGCGAGTTCGCCGAGCCGTACGCCGCTCGGATCATCTGCGTGCTGCTCGGCCTCGACGAGTCGCACTGGCGGCAGGTCGCGCACTGGGCCGACGACCTCGGGGCGTCGTTCTCGATCGACGTCGGCCGCCAGGTGCCACGGATCGAGGCGGCCCTGACCGGGCTGCACGGCTACCTCGACGAGGTTGTCGACGACCGGATGGCGCACCCCCGCGACGACCTGGTGACGACCCTGGTGCAGGCGTCGGTCGAGGGCGAGCGGCTGACCCGCCACGAGCTGGGCGTCGCGCTGGTCTTCCTCGCCTTCGCGGGCATGGAGACCACCCGCAACCAGCTCGGCCTGGCCCTGCAGACCCTGCTGCAGCATCCCGACCAGTGGCGGCTCCTCGGGTCTCGTCCCGAGCTCGGCGGCAACGCGGTCGAGGAGGTGATGCGGGTCAACCCGACGGTCACCTGGGTCACCCGCGAGGCACTCGAGGACGTCGACTTCCAGGGCCTGCACATCCCGCGCGGCGGGATCGTGCAGATGCTCTCGCACAGCGCCGGCACCGACCCGGCGGCGATGCCCGACCCGGCGTTCGACATCTCCGAGCAGCGGCCGCCGCACCACGGCTTCGGAGCCGGGGTGCACCACTGCCTGGGCCACTTCGTCGCCCGCACCGACATGGCCGTCGCGCTGCCGCTGCTCGCCCGCCGGATGCCGGACGCCGTACCCGACGGCCCGGGCCGCTGGCTGCCGGTCAGCGGCAACACCGGGGCCCTGGAGTTCCCGATCCGGTTCACCCCCGGCCACTGA
- a CDS encoding GNAT family N-acetyltransferase, whose translation MTTTSDGVTIRPASPVDAEALAHLHLDVWDDAYTGLMPQQLLDDRREKVAERIERWREILGSGSEPTYVAAGPDGLVGFASAGPGRDNDVDTELELKALYVRAAHWGTGVGYALLEEAIGDRAAYLWVLAGNQRAIAFYERQGFRLDGTQDEHDEGLHVRMLRAGT comes from the coding sequence CGTGACGATCCGCCCCGCGAGCCCGGTCGACGCCGAGGCGCTCGCCCACCTCCACCTCGACGTCTGGGACGACGCGTACACCGGCCTGATGCCGCAGCAGCTGCTCGACGACCGGCGAGAGAAGGTCGCCGAGCGGATCGAGCGGTGGCGCGAGATCCTCGGCTCCGGAAGCGAGCCGACGTACGTCGCCGCCGGCCCCGACGGGCTGGTCGGGTTCGCCTCCGCGGGTCCCGGCCGGGACAACGACGTCGACACCGAGCTGGAGCTGAAGGCGCTCTACGTCCGCGCCGCGCACTGGGGCACCGGCGTCGGCTACGCCCTGCTGGAGGAGGCGATCGGCGACCGGGCGGCGTACCTCTGGGTCCTGGCGGGCAACCAGCGGGCGATCGCGTTCTACGAGCGGCAGGGCTTCCGCCTCGACGGCACCCAGGACGAGCACGACGAGGGCCTGCACGTCCGGATGCTGCGGGCCGGCACGTGA